The following proteins are co-located in the uncultured Draconibacterium sp. genome:
- a CDS encoding glycosyl hydrolase family 28 protein, with protein sequence MKQKYQFSLLSVVLSLLLLSGCSTSKQTDLFPDGTEIPAWFSDTSKVKLADLGTQYNIVDFGVLIDSTLVQTEALQKVIDKASNEGGGVIVVPRGTFKSGALFFKPNTHLYLAEGATLKGSENIGDYPNIPSRMEGQSLGYFAALINAYGVDGFTISGKGTIDGNGLTYWEAFWQRRIENPKCTNLEVSRPRLVFVWDCDNVQVQDVKLHNSGFWSSHYYQCNNVKILDLHIFSPHQPVKAPSTDAIDIDVCSNVLVKGCYMSVNDDAIALKGGKGPWADTDSNNGENTNIIIEDCEFGFCHSALTCGSESIHNKNVLMRNCRVDEAKRLLWLKMRPDTPQKYEYITVENIKGQAHSMIYVKPWTQFFDLKGREEVPLSYSENITLKDIDLDCGVFFDIAITEHDRLSNFTFKNLTIKAENETYNLELIDGVTFSNVVVNGKQIPNQN encoded by the coding sequence ATGAAACAGAAATATCAATTCAGTTTATTATCAGTTGTTCTTTCCCTGCTTCTTCTATCGGGTTGCAGCACAAGTAAACAAACCGATCTTTTCCCGGATGGAACAGAAATTCCTGCCTGGTTTTCCGATACTAGCAAAGTGAAATTAGCTGATTTGGGAACACAATACAACATTGTGGATTTTGGCGTTTTAATCGACAGCACGCTGGTACAAACGGAAGCATTACAGAAAGTAATTGATAAGGCAAGCAATGAAGGAGGTGGTGTAATTGTGGTTCCCAGAGGGACATTTAAAAGCGGTGCCCTGTTTTTTAAACCGAATACACATTTGTATCTGGCCGAAGGAGCAACTTTAAAAGGTTCGGAAAACATTGGTGATTATCCCAATATCCCTTCAAGGATGGAAGGTCAAAGCCTCGGTTATTTTGCAGCATTAATAAATGCCTACGGGGTTGATGGTTTTACCATTTCAGGAAAAGGAACCATCGACGGGAACGGCCTGACATACTGGGAAGCTTTTTGGCAAAGGAGGATCGAAAATCCAAAGTGTACCAACCTGGAGGTTTCCAGGCCACGATTGGTTTTTGTATGGGATTGTGATAATGTGCAGGTGCAGGACGTAAAATTGCACAATTCAGGTTTCTGGAGCAGCCACTACTACCAGTGCAACAATGTAAAAATTCTTGATCTGCATATTTTCTCACCACACCAGCCGGTAAAAGCACCAAGTACCGATGCCATCGACATTGATGTGTGTTCGAATGTGTTGGTAAAAGGATGTTACATGTCGGTTAACGATGATGCCATTGCTTTAAAAGGCGGCAAAGGACCATGGGCCGATACAGATTCAAACAATGGCGAAAACACAAATATAATTATCGAAGACTGCGAATTCGGATTTTGTCATTCGGCATTAACCTGTGGCAGCGAATCCATTCACAACAAAAATGTGTTAATGCGAAACTGTAGAGTGGATGAGGCCAAACGTCTTTTGTGGTTAAAAATGCGTCCCGATACACCTCAAAAATACGAATACATTACAGTTGAAAATATTAAGGGACAAGCGCATAGTATGATTTATGTAAAGCCCTGGACTCAGTTTTTCGATTTAAAAGGCCGCGAAGAAGTTCCTTTGTCGTACTCTGAAAATATTACTTTAAAAGACATTGATTTGGACTGTGGTGTATTTTTCGATATTGCCATTACCGAGCATGACCGACTTTCGAATTTTACTTTCAAAAACCTGACTATTAAAGCAGAAAATGAGACTTACAATTTAGAATTAATTGATGGTGTAACTTTTTCGAATGTGGTGGTAAACGGCAAACAAATTCCGAATCAGAATTAA